ACAGAATTCTTGAATGATGTTAAAGCAAAATGCACAGCTTTAAGTTCTCTCCATTTAGAGCTCTTTTCTGCCTCAGAAGAGCTCCACATGCGGTGGGAAACTTCCTCAGTGCCAACAAGGTAAGCACCACAGGCCACGATACTAGCATCTGAAAAGCTAAGTAAAAAAGGCGCCTGATATGGCACAGTTTCTAGAATAAAGGCtaacaatattgtttttccagaaaaatgtttctgaaagaCAGTCATTATAAAGCCCAATATAGAAGCGAGAATCCCATGTAGATCTAGAGTCTATGACTTTGTACAGAAAACAGGTCCTAAGACGAGACAAATTACCCAAGACTAGAGACATGGACATAATATGGCCTGTGATTGAGGCACAGTTCCGAGCGGTAACGTACGGAGCCGACAGAAGAAATTTGTCTATGaaagcaataaaattggaaatacgCCTGTCGGAAATAGAAATCGAACCAGAAACAAGATCCCAGTTCAAACCCAACCACACAAGTAGCTGGGTAGGTTCCCATAGTGATTTAGTGAAATTAGCCACAAAAACCTGCATTACCTAACGATGTCTGCACAAACAACGAATGCCCCTTGGCAGTTTGCAATGATTCACCCTTGCCGCACCCGTCGTCGAGAAACACAACTATTTTAATGCCATTAAACCTCCAAAACTTAACAAGGCGTCTAAGGCATTTGGTGAAAATGTAAGGGGCCGAACTGAGACCAAAAGGAAGAACagtaaagcaaaaatatttgacaGTACCGGAAAAAACCcaggaaaaacccaaaaacgtCTGGTGGTCttggaaaatatcaaaatggtgaTAACCAGACTTGAGAtcaaaaatgaaaaggaaatcacCCTTGTTGACATATGATAACAAGACTCTCCAATCTTCGCACTTGAACTTTTGCTTCCAAATAGATTGGTTGACATGCCTCAAATGGAGAATAAGCCTTTTCTTGCCTGACGATTGTATAGACACAGAGAACTGGCTAACAACATGCGGGACAAAAGGCACCTCAATAACCGAGTGATTGCCACTAATTCAGATATAGCCGACTCGACAAAAGAAGCATTCTCCAAAGCCGACTTATTGTTATGAAACAGCGCCCTACAAGGAGTAGTAATAAAAGGGGTCCGATAACCGAATTTGATACTATCAATTACAAAATTGCTGGCGCCAATAGTATGCCAATACTCAAGCTTGGTCTTAAGTCTACCCTTAAGTAGAGGCGAGGCAGAATACTGTTCGTATTCGAATAGATTTTGATCATAGTCGAAATCGACTAATAAACTAGAGTCTCTTTCTCTAAAAAATTCTGAATTGGGAAAATACATAATAACTaagaataataaacaaaatcaaTACTTAACTTGAATGACAAGTTCGCGGGCAGGAATTTATTTACCTCCAACGTTTGAGGGGAAACCAGAATTTGACTGGCCAGAACTTGAGGACCTGAATTGTGAGTTAGCCCGGCACTGGGACTTCCAATGACCTTGCTGACCGCACGCGAAGCAAATGTCGCCAGGCTTTGCTTTACCAGAAGGTGTAAAGGAGCGAGAAGAGGACCtgaagttgaaatgaggttAACCAGCAAACGAAGTGGTGGTGGCAGATGGCTGACTCTGCTTGACTGAGGACTTTACTTTCTGTTGTTGACGATCTTTTCGTTTGCGAAGGGCTCTTTGCTCTGCACGTCGAATGCGCTTTTCGTCCTCTGAACCGCTAGCCAATTCATCGGATAAATATTCGTTGACCAAATACCAGCCAGCAGCGGACTTATCGGCCAATCTGATAAGTATGTTGCGTTTCTTAATATCAGAGTCTAATTCTTCCAGGAAACCTCGAACgacttcaaatttccttttaccgAGAGCGGTTGAAGCCGACTGAACCTTCTTGGCGAGGCCCGAATTGAAATAGAActgctttttgtttccttcgaATTTGAAGGATATTTTGGAAtcttcttttagctttttaGCGATAGAATCACTATTGCTTAAGGAATCTTCTTGGATATCACGCTTCAAAGCGGTCAACTTCTTATCAAAGTAATCCTTGAAGAGAGCGAATGTCGATGCTAAATCAGTAGATCCGGATGAATGCTCTACTGGAACCGAGGAAGGCGGCAAAGAAAAAGACTCTTGCCGCAACGAAAATGAGCCTCCGTGAGGTACATCTAAAATTGATTCAGTGCCGTTTTCAGTATCTGACATAATTTAGAGGGTGAAGAGGCGAtcgtatgactcgaatgaatataaatgaagacaacgcagtatatataccgacaccccgctaatgaaccattgtgacaaagtgtcacataacacccaagggaggttacgtaacccatgataaatacatttctgTTATATGGTTATCAAAGCTCTTCATCTGAAACATCACTGAAATCCTGAGAGCTCAGTGCGTAGCTTTGCAATCGGCGATAAATTATTGTGCTCTCCGAGACAGACAACATACTGGCAATTTCCTTGATCTTGAAACCCTCCTCTAGATGATTCTCTAGTATTGACTTTGGTATGTTGAATTCTGGAGCTCCAGATCCTAAACGATTTCTTCGAGGCTTTCGTTTTCCGTAGATAGAACATTCCATTCGCAAGCTCATCATGTCAGAACTATTACTTACACCCAGCTGCTTCATTTCGCTTGCAGATAACAGTGGAACTACATCAGGTGTGATTTTCTCCTTTTCAAATACCTCCGTTAGATTACTTAAGTTTTGTCGCTTCAGAATGGAGGCCATTGGAGTCTTTTCCGCCATTTTCAGATTCAAAAATACGCTGGAAATCGCAGAATTGCATTGTGGGGTTATTACCGTCAATAGCGCTTTAGGAGCCTGGTGACGATCATAACAAAGTTTGTACCGAATATAATGACGTTAGCACCgaatatacatgtactaaaGTGAACACCGAACGAATAAACCACCCAGTATAATAAAATGACCACCCAATATACTGAtttaagcaccgaatataatgaagtaagcaccgaatataatggAGTGAacaccgaatataatgaagcGGACACCGAACGAATAAACCACCCAGTATAATAGAATGACTACCAaatataatgaagtaagcaccgattataatgaagtaagcaccgaTTATAATAAAGTAAGCACCGATTATAATGATTTAAGTACCAAATATAACGTAGTAAGCACTGGATATAACGAAGTATGCACCGAATATAATGGTTTAAGCGCCGAATATATGgaagtaagcaccgaatatagGGACGTAAGCACCGAGTATCATGACCAAAAGTATCATAGACAGTTATGGCGTTCCATAGATAAGGTCTGTTAGAacaattttcagcggtgaatataacatcGGGTAGCGCAGTCAATATAACACTAAACtcttatattcaccgctgaaaattatactaattaacaattactcGAGACGTagtctcggtaaatattcaccaatattcgcttcgccttcggcgaataattgctATGGGTTCGCCACTTGGACCCCTGATGGCCAACACATTTATGTGCAGTATTGAAGATCGACTTCAGGACCAAGGGAAATTACCCGAGTTCTACAAACGCTATGTGGATGACATATTAAGCATAATGCCCAACGTCGAAACAGCAAAATCATTCCTTTCTGTTCTGAACGAGATCCATCCATCGGTTAGCTTCACCATGGAACTTGGCGAACACGGTAAACTTCCCTTCCTGGGAACGGAGATTCGGAAATGCAATGGTTGCTTGGAGACAAGGGTATACAGAAAACCAACTGACACCGGATTATTGCTGCATTACAAGAGCCACGTCGATGTTAGATACAAGAAGTCATTGCTAAAAACAATGCTGGATCGTGCCTTTAAATTGTCATCTACCTGGAAACTGTTCCACCTGGAATGTGACCGTCTCACACAAACGTTCTCCCGACTTCAGTACCCAGCCCAACTGCTGCAATCGACCATCAGTAATTTTGTCACCAAGAAAGTTTCCGACGAGGCAATTTCCACACGAGCATGTAACGTGAATGAAGCGCCTGTCAGAATAGTGTTACCTTTCAAAGATCAGAGATCGGCTAATTCAGCGCGAAGGCAACTTGGGGAACTGGGCCGAAAAATTGGAATTGATATTCACGCCGTGTATACAAGCCGTAAGATTGGACACCATATCAAACCGAAAGAAAAGAAGCCGCCTATCATAAACCAGCAACGCGTTGTTTACCATTACAAGTGTGGTTTGTG
The genomic region above belongs to Montipora capricornis isolate CH-2021 chromosome 5, ASM3666992v2, whole genome shotgun sequence and contains:
- the LOC138048840 gene encoding uncharacterized protein yields the protein MGSPLGPLMANTFMCSIEDRLQDQGKLPEFYKRYVDDILSIMPNVETAKSFLSVLNEIHPSVSFTMELGEHGKLPFLGTEIRKCNGCLETRVYRKPTDTGLLLHYKSHVDVRYKKSLLKTMLDRAFKLSSTWKLFHLECDRLTQTFSRLQYPAQLLQSTISNFVTKKVSDEAISTRACNVNEAPVRIVLPFKDQRSANSARRQLGELGRKIGIDIHAVYTSRKIGHHIKPKEKKPPIINQQRVVYHYKCGLCDANYVGYTCRHLYQRVEEHMKGSSSIGNHIKEQHGTVPSDIYRDFKILRKCESKFDCLIYEMLFIKELKPTLNKQSDSIRAKLFI